A region from the Gemmatimonadota bacterium genome encodes:
- a CDS encoding protein phosphatase 2C domain-containing protein, whose amino-acid sequence MSLPESGLTASTKTPMAPRMAGLGRTHIGLVRGRNEDAFRVGADGTYGIVADGMGGGPAGDVASRIAADAASTHLAQLRDPLTGRQGGAGSRAALLARAVGEAVREANAAVRRHVLAEPSFHGMGCTLTIAAVDPETSTFAVGHVGDSRAYRVSRDAWQRLTQDHTLAQESVDEGRLTREAARHHPFGHVLTRVIGIDPDVDPQVTLGRLEVGDTLLLCTDGLVRVVEEGDIVARAGSGAALATIADSLVDEAVAGGGPDNITLVLMRAEEDER is encoded by the coding sequence ATGAGCCTACCGGAATCCGGATTGACCGCGAGCACGAAGACCCCTATGGCGCCTCGCATGGCCGGGCTGGGCCGCACCCACATAGGGCTGGTGCGCGGTCGCAACGAGGATGCGTTCCGGGTCGGAGCCGACGGCACCTACGGGATCGTGGCCGATGGGATGGGGGGCGGGCCCGCCGGGGACGTCGCCAGCCGGATCGCGGCCGACGCGGCCAGCACCCATCTCGCCCAGCTCCGCGATCCGCTGACGGGCCGCCAGGGCGGGGCCGGCTCACGGGCGGCACTCCTGGCCCGTGCCGTGGGGGAAGCGGTCCGGGAAGCGAACGCGGCAGTCCGTCGGCACGTGCTTGCGGAGCCGTCCTTTCACGGCATGGGGTGCACGCTCACCATCGCGGCCGTCGATCCGGAGACGAGCACCTTCGCGGTGGGGCACGTAGGAGACAGCCGCGCCTATCGCGTGAGTCGGGATGCATGGCAGCGTCTCACCCAGGACCACACGCTCGCCCAGGAGTCGGTGGACGAGGGTCGGTTGACCCGCGAGGCCGCGCGTCACCACCCCTTCGGGCACGTGCTCACGCGCGTGATCGGAATCGATCCCGATGTGGATCCGCAGGTCACCTTGGGCCGGCTCGAAGTCGGGGACACCCTGCTCCTCTGCACCGATGGTCTGGTGCGCGTGGTCGAGGAAGGCGACATCGTGGCGCGGGCCGGGTCGGGCGCCGCGTTGGCCACCATTGCCGATTCACTCGTCGACGAGGCGGTGGCGGGCGGCGGACCCGACAACATCACGTTGGTGCTGATGCGGGCCGAGGAAGACGAGAGGTGA
- a CDS encoding oxidative damage protection protein, whose product MSTVDTIHCRRCDREDAPRLARPPFRSELGERVAASICGDCWQEWLKHQTLLINHYGLDPRDKEARAFLYGQVEEVLLGGGQGRGIDTSQQGSVEW is encoded by the coding sequence GTGAGCACCGTGGACACCATCCATTGCCGGCGCTGTGACCGAGAAGACGCCCCCAGGCTCGCACGTCCGCCCTTCCGGTCGGAGCTGGGGGAGCGGGTCGCCGCATCCATCTGTGGCGATTGCTGGCAGGAGTGGCTGAAGCACCAGACCCTGCTCATCAACCACTACGGGCTCGATCCGCGGGACAAGGAGGCGCGAGCGTTCCTCTACGGTCAGGTGGAGGAGGTATTGCTCGGGGGAGGCCAGGGCCGCGGCATCGACACCTCCCAGCAGGGCAGCGTCGAGTGGTAG
- the rocD gene encoding ornithine--oxo-acid transaminase produces MTEATLARTARFLEEVERYSAHNYAPLPVVLERGEGVWVWDVEGRKYLDMLSAYSAVNQGHRHPRILAAAVEQLGRITLTSRAFHNDQMGPFLHELCTLTGYARALPMNTGAEAVETAIKMVRKWGYTVRGVPEGKAEIIACVGNFAGRTTTVISFSSEPAYKQGFGPFTPGFTLVPYGDLDALASAIGPNTVGFLVEPIQGEGGVVVPPDGYLRAASELCRKHNVAFMADEIQTGLGRCGRLFCSDWEDVRPDVVMIGKALSGGVYPVSAVLADDDLMDVFRPGDHGSTFGGNPLGAAIARAALQVIVDEELPARAAREGEWLKERLRSIAAPQIKDVRGRGLMIGVEVDGRARPYCEALQERGILAKETHGTVIRFAPPLVIDRETLSWAADEIEAVLTG; encoded by the coding sequence ATGACGGAAGCGACGCTCGCGCGTACCGCCCGATTCCTCGAGGAAGTCGAGCGGTACAGCGCCCACAACTATGCGCCTCTACCCGTGGTCCTGGAGCGGGGTGAAGGCGTCTGGGTCTGGGACGTCGAGGGCCGGAAGTACCTGGATATGCTCAGCGCCTATTCGGCGGTGAACCAGGGTCACCGGCACCCTCGCATCCTGGCCGCGGCGGTCGAGCAGCTGGGGCGGATCACGCTCACGTCGAGAGCGTTCCACAACGACCAGATGGGGCCCTTCCTGCACGAGTTGTGCACGCTGACGGGGTACGCGCGCGCCCTGCCCATGAACACCGGCGCAGAAGCCGTCGAGACCGCGATCAAGATGGTCCGCAAGTGGGGCTACACCGTTCGCGGAGTCCCCGAGGGCAAGGCGGAGATCATCGCGTGCGTGGGCAACTTCGCGGGTCGTACCACCACCGTCATCTCCTTCTCGTCGGAGCCGGCCTACAAGCAGGGCTTCGGACCGTTCACTCCGGGGTTCACGCTGGTGCCGTACGGCGATCTGGACGCGCTGGCTTCGGCGATCGGTCCGAATACGGTGGGCTTCCTGGTCGAGCCCATCCAGGGCGAAGGGGGGGTCGTGGTGCCGCCGGATGGGTACCTGCGCGCCGCGAGCGAGCTCTGCCGGAAACACAACGTCGCGTTCATGGCAGATGAGATCCAGACAGGTCTCGGTCGCTGTGGCCGCCTCTTCTGCAGCGATTGGGAGGACGTGCGGCCCGACGTGGTGATGATCGGCAAAGCGCTCTCCGGCGGCGTGTATCCCGTGTCGGCGGTGTTGGCGGATGACGACCTCATGGATGTCTTCCGGCCGGGCGATCACGGCTCCACCTTCGGGGGCAATCCCCTGGGTGCAGCCATCGCCCGGGCCGCACTGCAGGTGATCGTCGACGAGGAGCTGCCGGCGCGCGCCGCGCGGGAAGGGGAGTGGTTGAAGGAGCGGCTGCGCTCGATCGCCGCCCCACAGATCAAGGATGTGCGCGGGCGCGGGTTGATGATCGGTGTGGAAGTAGATGGAAGAGCCCGTCCCTACTGCGAAGCGCTGCAGGAGCGAGGCATCCTCGCCAAGGAGACGCATGGCACGGTCATCCGCTTCGCGCCTCCTTTGGTCATCGATCGTGAGACGCTCTCCTGGGCGGCGGACGAGATCGAGGCGGTCCTGACTGGCTAG
- a CDS encoding carbon-nitrogen hydrolase family protein, whose product MTPSEPCVRVAVVQPEAVFFDVKRSVEAACESIRRAAASKPRLILLPEAYVGGYPWGLDFGTAVGGRTEGGRSLWARYRANAVAVPGPATEALGEAAREASAYVAVGVVERDTEFSAGTLFCTLLYFGPDGTLLAKHRKLKPTAAERYIWGEGDGSTLPVVQMPEARVGGLICWENYMPLARTAMYAKGVEIYLAPTADARDRWQATMRHIAVEGRCFVLGCNQFVTRSHYPAGDPEIEAELSGRPELLCPGGSVIVSPHGEVLAGPLLGEAGILTAELDMAEVGRAKFDFDVVGHYARPDVFQLHVDERPRLPVAFTRDAQ is encoded by the coding sequence TTGACCCCGTCCGAGCCCTGCGTACGTGTTGCGGTCGTCCAGCCCGAAGCCGTGTTCTTCGATGTGAAACGTTCCGTGGAAGCAGCCTGCGAATCGATTCGCCGAGCAGCCGCGTCCAAGCCCCGGCTGATCCTCCTTCCGGAAGCGTACGTGGGTGGCTATCCCTGGGGACTCGACTTCGGCACGGCCGTGGGTGGACGAACCGAAGGCGGCCGCAGTCTTTGGGCGCGCTACCGCGCCAACGCCGTCGCCGTGCCCGGCCCTGCGACGGAGGCCCTGGGCGAAGCCGCCCGGGAGGCTTCCGCCTACGTCGCGGTGGGGGTGGTGGAGCGCGATACGGAGTTCAGCGCGGGTACGCTGTTCTGCACGCTGCTCTACTTCGGGCCGGACGGGACGTTGTTGGCCAAGCATCGCAAGCTCAAGCCCACCGCAGCTGAACGCTACATCTGGGGAGAGGGCGACGGAAGCACGCTTCCCGTGGTGCAGATGCCCGAGGCGCGCGTGGGGGGGCTGATCTGCTGGGAGAACTACATGCCGCTGGCGCGCACCGCGATGTATGCGAAGGGCGTGGAGATCTATCTCGCCCCCACGGCCGATGCGCGTGATCGTTGGCAGGCCACCATGCGACACATCGCCGTGGAGGGGCGCTGTTTCGTCCTGGGTTGCAACCAGTTCGTCACCCGCTCCCACTATCCAGCGGGAGATCCCGAGATCGAAGCAGAGTTGAGCGGCCGACCCGAGCTGCTCTGCCCAGGGGGCTCGGTGATCGTTTCTCCGCACGGGGAGGTTCTCGCCGGACCCTTGCTGGGGGAAGCGGGGATCCTCACGGCGGAGCTCGACATGGCGGAGGTGGGACGCGCCAAGTTCGACTTCGACGTGGTGGGACACTACGCACGGCCCGACGTCTTCCAACTGCACGTCGACGAGCGTCCCCGCTTGCCCGTGGCCTTCACTCGAGACGCGCAGTAG
- a CDS encoding M28 family peptidase, producing MNGPRRVRGWSWTLLLAACAACDGAAPAGSRVERPQFSGERAFQHLQRQLDFGPRIPGSPGHSQTLDWLSTELATRAGTVALQRFDVVTTQGEPLALTNVWVRFNPEAPRRLLLLTHWDTRPRSDQASDAAQRDIPVPGANDGASGTAILLELATLFLQQPPPVGVDLLFVDGEDYGPGTDDMFFGSREFARQLTADQFPVYAVLLDMVGDADPEFPIEGYSADAARDLALRVWNVARDLGYERWFPTRVGPRITDDHVPLLQKGIRTIDIIDFDYGPRNSYWHTPQDQVDHVSASTLEMVGEVMAEWIYRGG from the coding sequence GTGAACGGACCGAGGCGGGTGAGGGGATGGTCGTGGACGCTGCTGTTGGCGGCCTGCGCAGCGTGCGACGGGGCCGCGCCGGCGGGCTCCCGGGTGGAGCGCCCCCAATTCTCGGGGGAGCGGGCGTTCCAGCACCTCCAACGCCAGCTGGACTTCGGACCCCGTATCCCTGGGTCTCCGGGTCACAGTCAGACGCTGGACTGGTTGAGCACGGAGTTGGCGACGCGAGCGGGGACCGTCGCCCTGCAGCGCTTCGATGTCGTCACGACCCAGGGAGAGCCGCTGGCGCTGACGAACGTGTGGGTCCGGTTCAATCCGGAGGCGCCCCGCCGCCTGCTGCTGCTCACGCATTGGGACACGCGTCCGCGCTCCGACCAGGCCAGTGACGCTGCCCAGCGCGACATCCCGGTGCCAGGCGCCAACGACGGGGCCTCGGGAACCGCCATCCTCCTGGAACTGGCGACGCTGTTTCTGCAGCAGCCTCCGCCGGTGGGCGTCGACCTCCTTTTCGTAGACGGGGAGGACTACGGCCCGGGCACCGACGACATGTTCTTCGGTTCCCGCGAATTCGCTAGACAACTCACGGCGGACCAGTTTCCGGTCTACGCTGTGTTGCTCGACATGGTTGGCGACGCGGACCCGGAGTTCCCGATCGAGGGGTACTCCGCCGACGCCGCACGCGACCTCGCGCTGCGCGTGTGGAACGTCGCGCGCGATCTCGGCTACGAGCGCTGGTTTCCCACGCGCGTAGGTCCGCGCATCACGGACGACCACGTGCCGTTACTGCAAAAGGGAATCCGTACCATCGACATCATCGACTTCGACTACGGACCGCGAAACAGCTACTGGCACACTCCGCAAGACCAGGTCGACCATGTGAGCGCGAGCACGCTGGAGATGGTGGGAGAGGTGATGGCGGAGTGGATCTACCGCGGTGGCTGA
- a CDS encoding carboxypeptidase-like regulatory domain-containing protein: MGSVAALLLGALALGSEPGAAQRIEGRLVDAATGNGIADGTLSVLNEEGHARFSVGTDSTGWFVLPLPRSGETLLRAEALGYQTWDSEPIAVDWDEALEVTITLSVRALELDPLVVTARRQDVHRAFRDFYRRSAHIERTGFGRVLDKETLEKSWVLSHRLREIPGLRYSTAPDGTLRLGRHGCPGGAFLNGMYVGNPDLDELVFATDLEGVEIYRSEAEVPPELGAGGGEALCTVVALWTRADPTSSSGRGAWFRWGLLGALVGGFAALVAG; the protein is encoded by the coding sequence GTGGGCTCGGTCGCAGCGCTCCTCCTGGGAGCCCTCGCGCTTGGTTCCGAACCCGGCGCTGCCCAGCGGATCGAGGGGCGACTGGTGGACGCCGCCACCGGCAACGGAATCGCCGATGGAACGCTGTCGGTGCTCAACGAGGAAGGCCATGCGCGATTCTCGGTGGGCACCGACTCCACCGGGTGGTTCGTCCTCCCCCTCCCACGCTCGGGGGAGACGCTCCTCCGGGCCGAGGCGCTGGGCTACCAGACGTGGGACTCCGAGCCCATCGCGGTCGACTGGGACGAGGCCCTCGAAGTGACGATCACGCTCTCGGTACGCGCCCTCGAGCTCGATCCCCTGGTGGTGACCGCCCGCCGTCAGGATGTACACCGGGCGTTCCGCGACTTCTACCGCCGCAGCGCGCACATCGAGCGCACCGGCTTCGGCAGAGTGCTGGACAAGGAAACGTTGGAGAAGTCGTGGGTCCTCTCCCACCGGCTGCGTGAGATCCCGGGGCTGCGCTATTCGACCGCGCCGGACGGCACACTTCGGCTGGGGCGCCACGGCTGTCCCGGCGGTGCCTTCCTCAACGGGATGTACGTGGGCAACCCCGACCTGGACGAGCTCGTGTTCGCCACGGATCTCGAGGGCGTCGAGATCTATCGCAGCGAAGCGGAGGTGCCCCCGGAGCTCGGCGCGGGAGGCGGGGAGGCCCTTTGCACGGTGGTGGCGCTGTGGACTCGGGCGGATCCCACCTCGTCATCCGGGCGCGGAGCCTGGTTCCGGTGGGGACTACTCGGTGCGCTGGTGGGCGGCTTCGCGGCGCTGGTGGCAGGTTGA
- a CDS encoding carboxypeptidase-like regulatory domain-containing protein — translation MASRPPRRGRRRAFALAPILLWASALWLRAPGPLAGQAISGQVSERASGRAVAGADVALLQEDDATSARVTTDAEGRFYLPLPRSGTHSLLIEALGYAPARTEPIHVDVGERVEIVVALSVDAIELTPVVVTARRTNTRTLRDFERRRRTGEASGFGVFLAREELDRTFDLATPLTAVVGLPRTYDGAGDLHVGSSVCPGAVFLDGILVGNPGLNQFVLPTDLEGVEVYRRRSEIPIDLRHQIGDDNLCSAVVLWTRQGQVTRGGRAWLRFGLLGALVGGFLILVVGG, via the coding sequence ATGGCGTCCCGCCCGCCCCGCCGAGGGCGCCGCCGCGCCTTCGCGCTCGCGCCCATCCTGCTGTGGGCATCGGCCCTTTGGCTTCGAGCGCCCGGTCCCCTGGCCGGCCAGGCCATCTCCGGCCAGGTCAGCGAACGCGCCAGCGGACGAGCGGTGGCAGGTGCGGACGTGGCGCTCCTACAGGAGGACGACGCCACCAGCGCGAGGGTCACCACCGACGCCGAGGGCCGGTTCTACCTTCCGCTTCCCAGGTCCGGCACCCATTCGCTCCTCATCGAGGCGCTGGGATACGCACCGGCCCGGACGGAACCCATCCACGTGGACGTCGGTGAACGCGTGGAGATCGTGGTGGCGCTCTCGGTCGACGCGATCGAGCTCACGCCGGTCGTGGTCACGGCCCGTCGCACGAACACGCGGACCCTTCGCGACTTCGAGCGACGTCGCCGGACCGGGGAAGCGTCTGGCTTCGGCGTCTTCCTCGCCCGCGAGGAGTTGGACCGCACCTTCGACCTGGCGACGCCGCTCACAGCGGTCGTGGGGCTGCCCCGCACCTATGACGGCGCCGGCGACCTGCACGTGGGAAGCAGTGTCTGCCCGGGCGCGGTGTTCCTCGACGGGATCCTGGTCGGCAACCCCGGACTCAATCAGTTCGTGCTGCCCACGGATCTCGAGGGCGTGGAGGTCTACCGACGGCGCAGCGAGATCCCCATCGACCTCCGCCACCAGATCGGAGACGACAACCTTTGCTCCGCCGTCGTGTTGTGGACGCGGCAGGGACAGGTGACGCGGGGAGGACGGGCCTGGCTGCGCTTCGGACTCCTGGGCGCCCTGGTC